One genomic region from Osmerus mordax isolate fOsmMor3 chromosome 4, fOsmMor3.pri, whole genome shotgun sequence encodes:
- the ehf gene encoding ETS homologous factor isoform X1, giving the protein MVRQTSCIMSITPTASIESQLPPTWSPNPYPDVSTAMTTYSTRLWSPDSQPQYWSKYQVWEWLQQMLDMHQIDPSGISFQNFDVDGRQLCSMTFQDFTRAAGSVGPILYQNVNELKWSAQYPGEDFEIKTTELDFPCPFPDTNYQPVDIFDSPFQSLPPVSSPAPSSPDTKRAYIRPHQVKKHNPRGTHLWEFIRDILLNPDRNQGLIKWEDRTEGVFRFLKSEAVAQLWGKKKNNSSMTYEKLSRAMRYYYKREILERVDGRRLVYKFGKNARGWRESEK; this is encoded by the exons ATGGTCCGTCAAACTAGCTGCATCATGAGCATCACTCCCACTGCCAGCATCGAGAGTCAGCTGCCCCCCACCTGGAGCCCCAACCCTTATCCAGACG TTTCCACAGCGATGACCACTTACAGCACTCGCCTGTGGTCGCCAGACTCCCAGCCGCAGTACTGGTCCAAGTACCAGGTGTGGGAGTGGCTGCAACAGATGCTGGACATGCACCAGATAGACCCCTCCGGAATCTCCTTCCAGAACTTTGACGTGGACGGCCGTCAGCTGTGCAGCATGACCTTCCAGGACTTCACCCGCGCCGCAGGCAGTGTGGGGCCCATCCTCTACCAAAACGTCAACGAGCTGAAATGGAGTG CACAGTACCCCGGCGAGGACTTCGAGATAAAAACAACCGAAT TAGATTTTCCTTGTCCATTTCCAGACACCAACTATCAGCCTGTAG atATTTTTGACTCTCCATTTCAGTCTCTTCCACCGGTGTCCTCCCCAGCTCCGTCCAGCCCTG ATACAAAGAGAGCTTACATTCGCCCTCATCAAGTCAAAAAACATA ACCCCCGGGGGACACACCTGTGGGAGTTCATCAGGGACATTCTACTGAATCCGGATCGCAACCAAGGCCTCATAAAGTGGGAGGACCGGACAGAGGGAGTCTTCCGCTTCCTGAAGTCAGAGGCAGTGGCACAGTTGTGGGGCAAGAAGAAGAACAATAGCAGCATGACCTATGAGAAGCTGAGCCGTGCAATGAG ATATTACTACAAGAGAGAAATTCTGGAACGTGTAGATGGACGAAGGCTGGTTTACAAGTTTGGAAAGAATGCACGAGggtggagagagtcagagaagtGA
- the ehf gene encoding ETS homologous factor isoform X2: MVRQTSCIMSITPTASIESQLPPTWSPNPYPDVSTAMTTYSTRLWSPDSQPQYWSKYQVWEWLQQMLDMHQIDPSGISFQNFDVDGRQLCSMTFQDFTRAAGSVGPILYQNVNELKWSAQYPGEDFEIKTTEYFPCPFPDTNYQPVDIFDSPFQSLPPVSSPAPSSPDTKRAYIRPHQVKKHNPRGTHLWEFIRDILLNPDRNQGLIKWEDRTEGVFRFLKSEAVAQLWGKKKNNSSMTYEKLSRAMRYYYKREILERVDGRRLVYKFGKNARGWRESEK; the protein is encoded by the exons ATGGTCCGTCAAACTAGCTGCATCATGAGCATCACTCCCACTGCCAGCATCGAGAGTCAGCTGCCCCCCACCTGGAGCCCCAACCCTTATCCAGACG TTTCCACAGCGATGACCACTTACAGCACTCGCCTGTGGTCGCCAGACTCCCAGCCGCAGTACTGGTCCAAGTACCAGGTGTGGGAGTGGCTGCAACAGATGCTGGACATGCACCAGATAGACCCCTCCGGAATCTCCTTCCAGAACTTTGACGTGGACGGCCGTCAGCTGTGCAGCATGACCTTCCAGGACTTCACCCGCGCCGCAGGCAGTGTGGGGCCCATCCTCTACCAAAACGTCAACGAGCTGAAATGGAGTG CACAGTACCCCGGCGAGGACTTCGAGATAAAAACAACCGAAT ATTTTCCTTGTCCATTTCCAGACACCAACTATCAGCCTGTAG atATTTTTGACTCTCCATTTCAGTCTCTTCCACCGGTGTCCTCCCCAGCTCCGTCCAGCCCTG ATACAAAGAGAGCTTACATTCGCCCTCATCAAGTCAAAAAACATA ACCCCCGGGGGACACACCTGTGGGAGTTCATCAGGGACATTCTACTGAATCCGGATCGCAACCAAGGCCTCATAAAGTGGGAGGACCGGACAGAGGGAGTCTTCCGCTTCCTGAAGTCAGAGGCAGTGGCACAGTTGTGGGGCAAGAAGAAGAACAATAGCAGCATGACCTATGAGAAGCTGAGCCGTGCAATGAG ATATTACTACAAGAGAGAAATTCTGGAACGTGTAGATGGACGAAGGCTGGTTTACAAGTTTGGAAAGAATGCACGAGggtggagagagtcagagaagtGA